A part of Streptomyces sp. NBC_01235 genomic DNA contains:
- a CDS encoding VOC family protein, with translation MSPRFDAIGLVVSDMAASVSFYRRLGFAFPEGAEREPHTEAELPGGLRLLLDTEATVHSFHPGWRPPSGGGRASLALRCDTPGEVDTVYEELVGAGHQGELKPWDAFWGQRYAVVHDPDGNGVDLFAPLAQ, from the coding sequence ATGAGTCCACGATTCGATGCCATCGGCCTGGTCGTCTCCGACATGGCCGCCTCTGTTTCCTTCTACCGCCGGCTCGGGTTCGCCTTCCCCGAGGGTGCCGAACGGGAGCCGCACACCGAGGCCGAACTGCCCGGCGGGCTACGGTTGTTGCTGGACACCGAGGCCACCGTCCACTCGTTCCACCCGGGGTGGCGGCCGCCGTCCGGAGGCGGCCGGGCCTCGCTCGCGCTGCGCTGCGACACACCGGGCGAGGTCGACACCGTGTACGAGGAGCTGGTGGGCGCCGGTCACCAAGGCGAGCTGAAGCCGTGGGACGCCTTCTGGGGCCAGCGGTACGCCGTCGTGCACGACCCCGACGGCAACGGTGTCGACCTGTTCGCGCCGCTGGCCCAGTAG
- a CDS encoding DinB family protein gives MSRHLARWLGVATDHLLGRPPRERADVRPPGGGESAVAWLRGLREEWAPAAAGLTDADLDRTAPFPRPNDPEHPVAPCSPG, from the coding sequence GTGAGCCGGCATCTCGCCCGGTGGCTGGGAGTCGCCACCGACCACCTCCTCGGCCGCCCGCCCCGGGAGCGCGCCGACGTCCGCCCGCCAGGGGGCGGGGAATCGGCCGTCGCCTGGCTGCGCGGCCTGCGCGAGGAGTGGGCGCCCGCGGCGGCGGGGCTCACCGACGCCGACCTGGACCGGACCGCTCCGTTCCCCCGGCCGAACGACCCCGAGCACCCTGTGGCCCCCTGCTCGCCCGGGTGA
- a CDS encoding VOC family protein: MNTIPARLDHIVLATPDLATTVAEFARRTGVAPAPGGVHIGLGTRNYLVGLGGCAYLEIIGPDPEQPAPSQARPFGMDVLPSARTITWAISPPDLDAAVAAARARGYDTGEVREMSRRRPDGTLLRWRLTDGGSPHPSGLVPFLIDWGTTPHPSASGLPVSPLLELTATAPEAEDIRPLLSALGTDLTLGEGPAGFSFTLDTPNGPVTFD, translated from the coding sequence ATGAACACCATTCCCGCACGTCTCGACCACATCGTCCTCGCAACGCCCGATCTGGCGACGACGGTCGCCGAGTTCGCCCGGCGCACGGGAGTGGCCCCGGCGCCGGGCGGGGTGCACATCGGGCTAGGCACCCGCAACTACCTGGTGGGGCTGGGTGGTTGCGCGTACCTGGAGATCATCGGCCCCGATCCGGAGCAGCCCGCGCCGTCCCAGGCACGGCCCTTCGGGATGGACGTGCTCCCCTCAGCCCGGACGATCACCTGGGCGATCAGCCCGCCTGATCTGGACGCGGCCGTCGCGGCCGCCCGCGCCCGGGGCTACGACACCGGTGAGGTACGGGAGATGAGCCGACGTCGTCCCGACGGCACCCTGCTTCGGTGGCGGCTGACCGACGGCGGCTCCCCGCACCCGTCCGGCCTGGTGCCCTTCCTCATCGACTGGGGCACCACGCCCCACCCCTCGGCGTCGGGCCTGCCCGTCAGTCCGCTGCTGGAGCTGACCGCGACCGCCCCCGAGGCCGAGGACATCCGCCCTCTGCTGAGTGCCCTCGGCACCGACCTCACCCTCGGCGAGGGCCCCGCGGGCTTCTCGTTCACGCTGGACACACCCAACGGGCCGGTGACGTTCGACTGA
- a CDS encoding YcxB family protein encodes MAEGRETDAVSERPVELAYRPTVGELASALRARARSTGAGRFQRGALVWTVAVTTVGALLSAAGSGHRDTPWPLYAGVVVLVAFMTAVPRLQARRLHRLAERQGDICGTVDDTGVRLTTAHSSAGFDWHLYSRYVETPELFVLLSADKSAVGFVVLPKRAVADPEEVDRLRAVLDRRLVRADDAEAPGSPRSRGRAVGRGVGSVGLLLLGLLLFFFAFAAVQHAAHPDRFPGIQNNTAPVSAVMLGLGALAVAGAWWLVRRMTTMRIVTAVLAVLVLLAGGAALYRVGPMLHCWGSDRIARGHEGAYVCYDF; translated from the coding sequence ATGGCCGAGGGCCGGGAAACGGACGCGGTCTCCGAGAGACCGGTGGAGCTGGCCTACCGGCCGACCGTCGGCGAATTGGCGTCCGCGCTGCGGGCACGCGCGAGGAGCACCGGCGCGGGACGCTTTCAGCGCGGGGCCCTGGTCTGGACGGTGGCGGTCACGACCGTCGGCGCCCTGCTGTCGGCGGCCGGCTCCGGCCACCGGGACACACCGTGGCCGCTGTATGCGGGGGTGGTGGTCCTCGTCGCCTTCATGACTGCGGTGCCGCGGTTGCAGGCGCGCCGCCTCCACCGGCTCGCCGAACGGCAGGGAGACATCTGCGGGACGGTCGACGACACCGGGGTCCGGCTCACCACCGCGCACAGCTCGGCCGGCTTCGACTGGCACCTCTACTCGCGCTATGTCGAGACGCCGGAGCTGTTCGTGCTTCTCAGCGCAGACAAGTCCGCCGTCGGCTTCGTCGTCCTGCCCAAGCGGGCCGTGGCGGATCCGGAGGAGGTGGACCGGCTGCGGGCGGTCCTCGACCGGCGGCTCGTGCGCGCGGACGACGCCGAGGCGCCCGGAAGCCCGCGGAGCCGGGGCCGGGCCGTCGGCCGCGGGGTCGGCTCCGTCGGACTGTTGCTGCTGGGGCTGCTGCTGTTCTTCTTCGCCTTCGCCGCCGTCCAACACGCCGCGCACCCGGACCGCTTTCCCGGGATCCAGAACAACACCGCCCCGGTATCGGCCGTCATGCTGGGGCTGGGGGCGCTTGCGGTCGCCGGGGCTTGGTGGCTCGTACGGCGGATGACGACCATGCGGATCGTGACCGCCGTGCTCGCCGTCCTTGTCCTGCTGGCCGGTGGCGCCGCCCTGTACCGCGTTGGGCCGATGCTCCACTGCTGGGGCTCGGACCGGATCGCCCGCGGGCACGAGGGCGCCTACGTCTGCTACGACTTCTGA
- a CDS encoding DUF7691 family protein — protein sequence MSHIITMTTANQSRVVAYLQGGELDATQQRMLRDHIRKDAHADQLSLERQGIDLGLTIPEALDHLLAGHADADGEYVGHAYYKALQHIIDWSGSDPRDFGVYSKPSTFFGCMGDELRRLGVPAGLLPLDFLFAGPPDEIPFHVPPPMDGYPAIGRLPLAEAKPLADAYAAVLDRMDTAFTHEAQRLIDMMRVEHDEWQSALKYGHTMDTLFFSIQG from the coding sequence ATGAGCCACATCATCACGATGACCACCGCTAACCAGAGCCGCGTCGTGGCCTACCTGCAAGGAGGCGAACTCGACGCGACTCAGCAGCGCATGCTCCGCGATCACATACGCAAGGACGCCCACGCCGACCAGCTCAGCCTCGAACGCCAAGGCATCGATCTGGGCCTCACCATCCCCGAGGCACTCGACCACCTCCTCGCCGGCCACGCCGACGCGGACGGCGAATACGTGGGCCACGCGTACTACAAGGCGCTCCAGCACATCATCGACTGGAGCGGGTCCGATCCCAGGGATTTCGGCGTGTACTCCAAACCCTCCACGTTCTTCGGGTGCATGGGCGACGAATTGCGGCGCCTCGGTGTCCCAGCAGGCCTGCTGCCACTCGACTTCCTGTTCGCCGGGCCGCCCGACGAGATCCCCTTCCACGTTCCGCCGCCCATGGACGGGTACCCGGCCATCGGCCGTCTGCCGCTGGCCGAGGCCAAGCCACTCGCCGACGCCTACGCCGCAGTCCTGGACCGCATGGACACCGCCTTCACCCATGAGGCCCAGAGGCTCATCGACATGATGCGGGTCGAGCACGACGAATGGCAGAGCGCTCTCAAGTACGGACACACCATGGACACGCTGTTCTTCTCCATTCAGGGCTGA
- a CDS encoding SDR family oxidoreductase, producing the protein MEPVTLITGGSTGIGAATARALLKQGHRVAVTGRDADKLAAFAASAGAGERLLTITGDTSDAHDVASAVRRVVDAWGRLDNVIANAGFSLPGNLESHAPEDMRAMVLTNVLGPALLVRETLPHLRESKGRIVIIGSVAGVRNTPGNLYSVTKWAAHALAENTRLLVGKDGVGVTVVAPGVVDTPFWDERGGTPEATPTMTAEQIADTIVFAVNQPAGVDINHITMRPTGQLG; encoded by the coding sequence ATGGAACCCGTCACGCTGATCACCGGTGGCTCGACCGGAATCGGCGCCGCCACCGCCCGCGCCCTGCTCAAGCAGGGCCACCGCGTGGCCGTCACCGGACGTGACGCAGACAAGCTGGCCGCCTTCGCCGCTTCGGCCGGAGCGGGCGAGCGGCTGCTGACGATCACCGGCGACACCAGCGACGCGCACGACGTCGCCTCCGCCGTGCGCCGCGTGGTGGACGCGTGGGGCCGACTGGACAACGTCATCGCCAACGCCGGTTTCTCACTGCCCGGCAACCTGGAGAGCCACGCCCCCGAGGACATGCGCGCCATGGTCCTCACCAACGTCCTGGGACCGGCCCTGCTGGTGCGGGAGACCCTGCCGCACCTCAGGGAGTCCAAGGGCCGGATCGTGATCATCGGTTCGGTCGCCGGGGTGCGCAACACGCCTGGCAACCTGTACTCGGTCACCAAGTGGGCCGCGCACGCGCTGGCCGAGAACACCCGGCTGCTGGTCGGCAAGGACGGAGTCGGCGTGACCGTCGTCGCCCCCGGGGTGGTGGACACCCCGTTCTGGGACGAGCGCGGCGGCACCCCCGAGGCGACGCCGACGATGACCGCCGAGCAGATCGCGGACACGATCGTCTTCGCCGTCAACCAGCCCGCGGGCGTGGACATCAACCACATCACCATGCGGCCGACCGGGCAGCTCGGCTGA
- a CDS encoding LacI family DNA-binding transcriptional regulator encodes MVRTASASMTAGPTLAVVAREAGVSVPTASKVVNGREDVAPETRRRVTEALDRLGYVRRPRFDATKPPRLVDLVVHSLDSSWSGAVLHGVEEAAHDAGLDVVVSAALSRTRVGRPQRGWLDKLTARGSAGVLFNLAELTASQFAWLEQHRTPFVMIDPVVEPPPGVVSVGAANWQGGVTATEHLLALGHRRIAVIAGPRRKMCSSARVAGYRSALASAGLAHRPEYLRNGGFDESVAHRRMRELLDLPEPPTAVFVCSDRMALGVYQALAERGLRIPHDVSVVGFDDLPESRWTTPALTTVRQPLAEMAATALRLLVRMMDGDHPEGTRTELSTRLVQRASTAPPRG; translated from the coding sequence ATGGTGCGCACGGCGAGTGCGAGCATGACGGCCGGGCCGACCCTGGCGGTCGTGGCTCGCGAGGCCGGGGTGTCCGTGCCGACCGCTTCCAAGGTGGTCAACGGCCGGGAGGACGTCGCCCCCGAGACCCGACGCCGGGTCACGGAGGCGCTGGACCGGCTCGGCTACGTACGCAGACCGCGCTTCGACGCGACCAAGCCTCCCCGGTTGGTCGACCTCGTCGTGCACTCTCTGGACAGTTCCTGGTCGGGCGCGGTGCTGCACGGCGTGGAGGAGGCGGCGCACGACGCGGGTCTGGACGTGGTCGTCTCGGCCGCCCTGTCCCGCACCCGCGTCGGCCGCCCGCAGCGCGGCTGGCTGGACAAGCTGACCGCCCGCGGATCGGCCGGAGTCCTGTTCAATCTGGCTGAGTTGACGGCGTCCCAGTTCGCGTGGCTGGAGCAGCACCGCACGCCGTTCGTGATGATCGACCCGGTGGTCGAGCCGCCGCCCGGGGTGGTGTCGGTGGGCGCGGCGAACTGGCAGGGCGGGGTGACGGCGACCGAGCACCTGCTGGCGCTCGGCCACCGACGCATCGCCGTGATCGCCGGCCCACGCCGCAAGATGTGCAGCAGCGCCCGGGTCGCCGGCTACCGCTCGGCGCTGGCCTCGGCCGGGCTCGCGCACCGCCCCGAGTACCTGCGCAACGGGGGCTTCGACGAGTCCGTCGCCCATCGGCGCATGCGCGAACTGCTCGATCTGCCCGAACCGCCGACGGCCGTCTTCGTCTGCTCCGATCGCATGGCCCTCGGCGTCTACCAGGCCCTGGCGGAACGGGGGTTGAGGATTCCGCACGACGTCAGCGTCGTTGGTTTCGACGACCTGCCGGAGTCCCGGTGGACCACCCCCGCCCTCACCACCGTCCGTCAGCCGTTGGCGGAGATGGCGGCGACAGCCCTGCGGCTGCTGGTACGGATGATGGACGGGGACCACCCGGAAGGAACGCGGACGGAGCTGTCGACGCGGCTCGTGCAACGGGCGAGTACGGCGCCACCGCGGGGCTGA
- a CDS encoding family 43 glycosylhydrolase encodes MTVLHNPVIRGFAPDPSLIRVGDRYYAATSSFEWFPTIPIHSSRDLAHWEYAGHVQGAAPGGTLAGVPDSGGIWAPSLSWDGERFWMAYAVVRSVGTPYFDQDTYVTTATDVSGPWTPPRRVASHGFDPALFHEEGRLWLLNLQNDHRPGGKRFAGIVLTELDRDTLAPLGDTHLLLQHERLVEGPKLLKRGGWYHLVLAEGGTGFEHGVRTARSRSLTGPYELDDRPLLTSRDDPKLPLQKAGHGELVQTPDGEWFLSHLTARPLDTPDGPRCTLGRETAIQAVTWDAEGKPRLRQGGWHPSVEVAVPAGPYEHPQPPSSCAPLGWPWSTLREPPDPSWADAASRPGWIRLRGRHGPESRWAQSLLAQRLTEHRATAQVTVDAEPFTFTQAAGLILRYDAQAYLSLDLTWAEPAGEPQRGQQWRGEGRTVLSLVERDEKGARQAAVVDVDASVPVTLGVTVDGVEARFWYVRDGVRTPVGPPLDAGRLSDDHGGRLRFTGTLAGIHVRDLVDASFTADFRDFRLTCTSA; translated from the coding sequence GTGACCGTTCTGCACAATCCCGTGATCCGCGGTTTCGCGCCCGATCCGTCCCTGATCCGGGTCGGCGACCGGTACTACGCGGCGACCAGTTCCTTCGAGTGGTTCCCGACGATCCCGATCCACAGCTCACGCGACCTGGCGCACTGGGAGTACGCGGGCCATGTCCAAGGAGCCGCTCCTGGAGGGACGTTGGCCGGCGTCCCCGACTCCGGCGGCATCTGGGCGCCGTCGCTGAGCTGGGACGGCGAGCGCTTCTGGATGGCCTACGCGGTCGTACGGTCCGTCGGTACGCCGTACTTCGACCAGGACACCTACGTCACCACGGCCACCGACGTGAGCGGCCCCTGGACGCCGCCGCGCCGTGTCGCGAGTCACGGTTTCGACCCCGCTCTCTTCCACGAGGAGGGCCGGCTCTGGCTGCTGAACCTCCAGAACGACCACCGCCCGGGCGGCAAGCGCTTCGCGGGCATCGTCCTGACGGAGCTGGACCGCGACACACTCGCCCCGCTCGGCGACACCCATCTGCTGCTCCAGCACGAACGGCTCGTCGAGGGACCGAAGTTGCTCAAGCGCGGCGGGTGGTACCACCTCGTTCTCGCCGAGGGCGGAACCGGTTTCGAGCACGGTGTCCGGACCGCCCGCAGCCGCAGTCTCACCGGACCGTACGAACTCGACGACCGCCCGTTGCTCACCTCACGCGACGACCCGAAGCTGCCGCTGCAGAAGGCGGGGCACGGCGAGCTGGTCCAGACGCCGGACGGCGAGTGGTTCCTGAGCCACCTCACGGCCCGCCCGCTCGACACGCCGGACGGCCCCCGCTGCACCCTCGGCCGGGAAACCGCGATCCAGGCGGTGACCTGGGACGCGGAGGGCAAACCCCGCCTCAGACAGGGTGGTTGGCATCCGTCGGTCGAGGTCGCGGTACCGGCCGGTCCGTACGAGCATCCCCAACCCCCCTCCTCCTGTGCCCCGTTGGGCTGGCCCTGGAGCACCCTGCGCGAACCGCCGGATCCCTCCTGGGCGGACGCCGCCTCCCGTCCGGGTTGGATCCGCCTGCGTGGGCGGCACGGCCCGGAGTCCCGCTGGGCGCAGAGCCTGCTCGCGCAACGCCTCACCGAGCACCGGGCAACCGCTCAAGTAACCGTGGACGCAGAGCCGTTCACCTTCACGCAGGCCGCGGGCCTGATCCTCCGCTACGACGCGCAGGCGTATCTCTCCCTCGATCTCACCTGGGCGGAGCCCGCGGGCGAACCGCAGCGCGGCCAGCAGTGGCGCGGCGAGGGACGGACGGTGCTCAGCCTGGTGGAGCGCGACGAGAAGGGCGCGCGGCAGGCGGCGGTCGTGGACGTCGACGCGAGCGTGCCGGTCACGCTGGGCGTCACGGTCGACGGGGTGGAGGCGCGTTTCTGGTACGTGCGCGACGGGGTGCGCACGCCGGTCGGGCCGCCGCTGGACGCCGGCCGGCTGTCCGACGACCACGGCGGGCGGCTGCGCTTCACCGGCACCCTGGCCGGGATCCATGTCCGGGACCTGGTCGACGCGTCCTTCACCGCGGACTTCCGGGACTTCCGGCTGACCTGTACGTCGGCGTGA
- a CDS encoding carbohydrate ABC transporter permease, translated as MTLTENRAEKPDKPPAPAVRRRTRPDPATGSRGGQRFLLVGLVLASAYSLFPVWWLIVAATKDRVGLYQSNGLWFSGWHLWDNLHQVFTYEDGIFLRWTANSLLYAGVGSLGGTLIALATGYGLARFDFPGRNVVFASVVGSFLIPIALLTLPLYLMFSEIGLVDTPWAMLIPCLINPFSVYLAKVYTEATIPYELLEAARLDGAGELRIFFSIVLRMMTTGGATVFLLAFVNTWNAFFLPLTVLRGEKNWTLNIGLYNWSGKRLESGVDVTSLVLTGALLSIVPMAIMMIAMRRYWRTGVTLGALK; from the coding sequence ATGACGCTCACCGAAAACCGCGCCGAGAAGCCCGACAAGCCCCCGGCGCCGGCCGTCCGCCGCCGGACCCGCCCGGACCCGGCCACCGGCTCGCGCGGCGGCCAGCGCTTCCTGCTCGTCGGACTCGTCCTGGCCAGCGCCTACAGCCTGTTCCCGGTGTGGTGGCTGATCGTCGCCGCCACCAAGGACCGCGTCGGCCTCTACCAGAGCAACGGGCTGTGGTTCTCCGGCTGGCACCTGTGGGACAACCTGCACCAGGTGTTCACGTACGAGGACGGCATCTTCCTGCGCTGGACCGCCAACTCCCTGCTGTACGCGGGGGTCGGCTCCCTGGGCGGAACGCTGATCGCCCTCGCCACGGGCTACGGCCTGGCCCGATTCGACTTCCCCGGCCGCAACGTGGTGTTCGCGAGCGTGGTGGGTTCGTTCCTGATCCCGATCGCGCTGCTCACCCTCCCGCTCTACCTCATGTTCTCGGAGATCGGCCTGGTCGACACGCCCTGGGCGATGCTGATCCCCTGCCTGATCAACCCGTTCAGCGTGTACCTCGCCAAGGTCTACACCGAGGCCACGATTCCCTACGAACTCCTGGAGGCGGCCCGCCTCGACGGCGCCGGTGAGCTGCGGATCTTCTTCAGCATCGTCCTGCGGATGATGACGACGGGCGGCGCCACGGTCTTCCTGCTGGCCTTCGTCAACACCTGGAACGCCTTCTTCCTGCCTCTGACCGTGCTGCGCGGCGAGAAGAACTGGACGCTCAACATCGGCCTGTACAACTGGAGCGGCAAGCGCCTGGAATCGGGCGTCGACGTCACCAGCCTGGTGCTGACCGGCGCACTGCTGTCCATCGTGCCGATGGCGATCATGATGATCGCGATGCGTCGCTACTGGCGGACCGGCGTCACACTGGGGGCGCTGAAGTGA
- a CDS encoding carbohydrate ABC transporter permease, whose amino-acid sequence MIRSLRWKGAAFTVPFQLGFVFLYLVPIGYAVYQSLFRTQQSGLGLGGATEEFSGFDNYQQGLTDSAFLSSILRVVLFACVQIPVMLFISLVLALLLDTLTSRAAGRFRILLLVPYMIPGVVAAIVWINLYSPDVGPLTPLGKLFGFDWNFFTPSMVWPSIGNLLTWHGIGYNMVIIYSALQAVPRELFEAARLDGASELRIARSIKVPYVRGALVLTGLLSIIQMLQIFNEPALFRNVTPQTVNDSFTPIMIIYNQAFNAGNYHYAATLSVLLALILGVASFLFYRLTSREAD is encoded by the coding sequence ATGATTCGCTCCCTGCGCTGGAAGGGTGCCGCCTTCACGGTGCCCTTCCAGCTCGGCTTCGTGTTTCTCTACCTGGTCCCGATCGGCTACGCCGTCTACCAGTCCCTGTTCCGCACGCAGCAGTCCGGGCTCGGTCTGGGCGGCGCCACGGAGGAGTTCTCCGGCTTCGACAACTACCAGCAGGGCCTGACGGACTCGGCGTTCCTGAGCTCCATCCTGCGCGTGGTGCTGTTCGCCTGCGTGCAGATCCCGGTGATGCTGTTCATCAGCCTGGTACTGGCGCTGCTCCTGGACACGCTCACCTCGCGCGCGGCCGGCCGGTTCCGGATCCTGCTCCTGGTCCCGTACATGATCCCGGGGGTGGTCGCGGCGATCGTGTGGATCAACCTCTACAGCCCCGACGTCGGTCCGCTGACCCCGCTGGGCAAGCTGTTCGGGTTCGACTGGAACTTCTTCACGCCATCCATGGTCTGGCCGTCCATCGGCAACCTGCTCACCTGGCACGGCATCGGCTACAACATGGTGATCATCTACTCGGCGCTGCAGGCCGTGCCCCGCGAGCTGTTCGAGGCCGCCCGGCTCGACGGGGCCTCCGAGCTGCGGATCGCGCGCAGCATCAAGGTCCCGTACGTGCGCGGCGCGCTCGTCCTGACCGGTCTGCTGTCCATCATCCAGATGCTGCAGATCTTCAACGAGCCGGCGCTGTTCAGGAACGTCACCCCGCAGACGGTGAACGACAGCTTCACGCCGATCATGATCATCTACAACCAGGCGTTCAACGCCGGCAACTACCACTACGCCGCGACCCTGTCGGTGCTGCTCGCCCTCATCCTCGGCGTGGCCTCCTTCCTCTTCTACCGGCTGACTTCGAGGGAGGCCGACTGA
- a CDS encoding ABC transporter substrate-binding protein: MNSTSPRRRFARAAVAGFALTGLLTACGGSGDDDSSSKSSGPVTLEFWGWANGQEAVVKAFNASHKDVQLKYTKVTDQLTMQKQLTNAVKAKNAPCLVQNTAEYVTSWVSQDALADITKYVESSKAKFNTGSWAAGQVQGKVYGVPTSSAPAFTIYRTDIFTKYGLKAPTTWDEFIAAGKELKKHNVKITNYAGEDPSTLEVLAMQAGAHWYSVDGNSWKVNFQDEGTLKAAKVIQDIIDNDLNSKLSFADYAAVQRNYDNGGTATRQISTWQMAGMVNNFTKSFGQWALTPWPTFAGEAAKTPAGTNQSGGVTLVPKQCENQKQAAEAALWMSTDTGAVKTMASPTTGNGVMPALADSNSYVGEAISQKLLGTNYQPAQQVVKDSLGTVTTDWAFGPDWTAMFTELQAGWGKVVSKEQKVTDLLAHMQQWTVNDLKSRGISVKG; the protein is encoded by the coding sequence ATGAACTCCACCAGCCCCCGGAGAAGGTTCGCCCGCGCCGCCGTTGCGGGATTCGCGCTGACAGGTCTACTCACCGCTTGCGGCGGGTCCGGGGACGATGACTCGTCCTCGAAGTCGTCCGGTCCGGTCACCCTCGAATTCTGGGGCTGGGCCAACGGACAGGAGGCGGTCGTCAAGGCGTTCAACGCCTCCCACAAGGACGTCCAGCTCAAGTACACCAAGGTCACCGACCAGCTCACCATGCAGAAGCAGCTGACCAACGCGGTCAAGGCGAAGAACGCCCCCTGCCTGGTGCAGAACACCGCCGAATACGTGACGAGCTGGGTCTCGCAGGACGCGCTCGCCGACATCACGAAGTACGTCGAGTCGAGCAAGGCCAAGTTCAACACCGGGTCCTGGGCCGCCGGGCAGGTGCAGGGCAAGGTCTACGGCGTGCCGACCAGTTCGGCACCCGCGTTCACCATCTACCGCACGGACATCTTCACCAAGTACGGCCTCAAGGCGCCCACGACCTGGGACGAGTTCATCGCCGCGGGCAAGGAGCTGAAGAAGCACAACGTCAAGATCACCAACTACGCCGGTGAGGACCCCAGCACCCTGGAGGTGCTCGCCATGCAGGCCGGGGCGCACTGGTACTCCGTCGACGGCAACTCCTGGAAGGTGAACTTCCAGGACGAGGGCACTCTCAAGGCCGCGAAGGTGATCCAGGACATCATCGACAACGACCTCAACTCCAAGCTCTCCTTCGCCGACTACGCCGCCGTCCAGCGCAACTACGACAACGGCGGCACCGCGACCCGCCAGATCTCCACCTGGCAGATGGCCGGCATGGTGAACAACTTCACCAAGTCCTTCGGCCAGTGGGCGCTCACGCCGTGGCCGACCTTCGCGGGTGAGGCGGCCAAGACCCCGGCCGGCACCAACCAGAGCGGTGGTGTGACCCTGGTGCCCAAGCAGTGCGAGAACCAGAAGCAGGCCGCCGAGGCGGCGCTGTGGATGTCCACCGACACCGGCGCGGTCAAGACGATGGCGAGCCCGACCACCGGCAACGGCGTGATGCCCGCGCTGGCCGACAGCAACTCCTACGTCGGCGAGGCGATCTCCCAGAAGCTGCTCGGTACGAACTACCAGCCGGCCCAGCAGGTCGTGAAGGACAGCCTGGGAACCGTCACCACCGACTGGGCCTTCGGCCCGGACTGGACCGCGATGTTCACCGAGCTGCAGGCGGGTTGGGGCAAGGTCGTCAGCAAGGAGCAGAAGGTCACCGACCTCCTCGCGCACATGCAGCAGTGGACGGTCAACGACCTGAAGTCCCGCGGCATCAGCGTCAAGGGCTGA
- a CDS encoding LacI family DNA-binding transcriptional regulator, giving the protein MSQRKTSTDAGRSTIRDVAERAGVSVASVSRVLSGNYPVSEELRRRVMKVVRDLDYVTNAHARSLAGGGTPTVAILLNNITGAAFAHVAKGVEGAATLRGWLSLVGTTGDDPERELALVNMMRQQGVAAVVLLGGAYDYEEYQLRMARFARSLDAAGSHLVLVGRPPLEGDVPATTVDYDNESGAYAMASHLLSAGHRRVLVLPGPAGLTTAQSRLKGARRAFEAYGVPFDPGLVRHGPYDDEHGYAAVETALHETPDFTAVLAGTDIVAAGAMQALRSAGLRVPEDVSIVGYDDIPLASQLTPQLTTVHVPYEEMGRVALRAVADRREGGSGSRRSGDSEHLVLGTHVVVRDSVQPPPRHVSG; this is encoded by the coding sequence GTGAGTCAGCGCAAGACGAGCACGGACGCCGGACGGTCGACCATCCGTGACGTGGCGGAGCGCGCGGGCGTGTCCGTGGCGAGCGTGTCGCGCGTGCTGTCCGGCAACTACCCGGTCTCGGAAGAACTGCGCCGCCGGGTGATGAAGGTCGTCCGCGACCTGGACTACGTCACCAACGCCCACGCCCGCTCCCTGGCCGGCGGCGGCACCCCGACGGTCGCGATCCTCCTCAACAACATCACCGGCGCCGCCTTCGCCCACGTGGCCAAGGGCGTCGAGGGCGCCGCCACACTGCGCGGATGGCTCTCCCTGGTGGGCACCACCGGCGACGACCCGGAACGCGAGCTCGCCCTGGTGAACATGATGCGCCAGCAGGGTGTCGCCGCGGTGGTCCTGCTCGGCGGCGCCTACGACTACGAGGAGTACCAGCTGCGCATGGCCCGCTTCGCCCGCTCCCTGGACGCGGCCGGCTCGCACCTGGTCCTGGTCGGCAGGCCGCCTCTGGAGGGCGACGTACCGGCCACGACGGTCGACTACGACAACGAGTCCGGCGCCTACGCCATGGCCAGCCATCTGCTGTCCGCGGGCCACCGGCGGGTCCTGGTGCTGCCCGGCCCCGCCGGGCTGACCACGGCGCAGAGCAGGCTGAAGGGCGCCCGGCGGGCCTTCGAGGCGTACGGGGTGCCGTTCGACCCGGGCCTGGTGCGGCACGGTCCGTACGACGACGAGCACGGGTACGCGGCCGTCGAGACGGCCCTGCACGAGACACCCGACTTCACCGCCGTGCTCGCCGGGACCGACATCGTCGCGGCCGGAGCCATGCAGGCGCTGCGCTCGGCGGGCCTGCGCGTCCCGGAGGACGTGTCGATCGTCGGCTACGACGACATCCCGCTGGCCTCCCAGCTCACCCCCCAGCTGACCACCGTGCACGTCCCGTACGAGGAGATGGGCCGCGTCGCCCTGCGCGCGGTCGCCGACCGGCGCGAAGGCGGCTCGGGCAGCCGCAGGAGCGGCGACAGCGAGCACCTCGTGCTGGGCACCCATGTCGTCGTACGCGACTCGGTGCAGCCTCCGCCTCGCCATGTGAGCGGGTGA